The Tautonia rosea genome includes a region encoding these proteins:
- a CDS encoding S8 family serine peptidase yields MPRTASRSRCAPRVEALEVRALLSTMNWSTSPENSPVGVSAVDVSRSMLVRVVDGVNPAAVQRVYRSLGAEVVTTFPNGPSLVKLPTEVARDAAIGRLNGRPWVVYAEPDEVFERPSAVKVIPNDPSFGRLWGLENSAGTGINAPEAWAVVGGGSSVVVAVLDTGIDLSHPDLAGRLWVNPGERADGIDNDGNGLVDDVHGWNFVSKTANVVDDNGHGTHVAGTIAATFNNGIGVTGVAWDTKIMPLKVLDANGSGRTSEAVSAIYYAAANGARVINASWGGPSYSQALNDAIRSVGQPDPATGRLGTVFVSAAGNESVNNDVRPSYPANNRAEHTITVAAIEQSGQLASYSNYGSRTVDVAAPGDRIYSTVPGGYALYSGTSMATPHVSGTVALAASAFPHLTAGQLAQHVIASARPLPSLAGKVVSGGLVDAYAAVTSRPPVPTPTPPPATQVPTPTPNPTPTPTPTPTPTPTPPESNLIDPLPLYPVPVAGPASDALLRATLISSEEFYLNAGATPESYLTRLYQLVLGRQPESSGLEHWATRLRSGVSRIDVALGITSSYEANLRLVAGWYRSDLGRKTSINALMSDPGVVSWAKMLSGGTRPDVVRATILSAPEFVNRYGGSPEAVITAVYRALLGRDPNTATRKEAAMEMQSGFWDVRTFVQSVQSIEEAALTKVAAWYRSDLGRTASISELKSDFGVVHWAQLLGRG; encoded by the coding sequence ATGCCACGAACGGCTTCTCGATCACGATGCGCGCCGAGGGTTGAGGCGCTGGAAGTCCGAGCGCTCCTCAGCACCATGAACTGGTCCACCTCGCCGGAGAATTCCCCGGTGGGGGTCTCGGCAGTCGATGTCTCTCGGTCCATGCTGGTCCGGGTCGTCGACGGGGTGAATCCTGCGGCGGTGCAGCGGGTGTACCGATCGCTGGGAGCCGAGGTGGTCACCACGTTCCCGAATGGTCCGTCGCTCGTGAAGTTACCGACCGAGGTGGCACGGGATGCCGCGATAGGCCGTCTGAATGGCCGTCCGTGGGTCGTCTATGCCGAGCCGGACGAGGTGTTCGAGCGACCAAGCGCAGTGAAGGTGATCCCCAACGACCCGTCGTTCGGGAGGCTCTGGGGGCTTGAGAACAGTGCGGGGACGGGGATCAATGCGCCGGAGGCCTGGGCGGTGGTTGGTGGGGGGAGTTCGGTGGTGGTGGCGGTCCTGGATACGGGCATTGACCTGAGCCATCCGGACCTGGCGGGGCGGTTGTGGGTCAACCCGGGGGAGCGAGCAGACGGAATCGACAACGACGGCAACGGGCTTGTCGACGATGTTCACGGCTGGAACTTTGTGAGCAAGACGGCGAACGTGGTGGATGACAACGGCCACGGGACGCATGTTGCTGGAACCATTGCGGCGACCTTTAACAACGGGATCGGCGTAACCGGGGTGGCCTGGGACACGAAGATCATGCCGTTGAAGGTTCTTGATGCCAATGGCAGCGGTCGGACGTCGGAGGCGGTGTCGGCGATTTACTACGCCGCGGCCAACGGGGCTCGGGTGATCAATGCCAGCTGGGGAGGCCCCAGCTATTCCCAGGCCTTGAACGATGCAATCCGGAGCGTCGGCCAGCCTGATCCGGCAACGGGACGGCTCGGGACGGTTTTTGTCTCGGCGGCGGGGAATGAGAGTGTCAACAACGACGTTCGGCCGAGCTATCCGGCGAACAATCGTGCGGAGCACACGATCACCGTGGCGGCGATCGAGCAGTCGGGGCAACTGGCATCGTATTCGAATTACGGGAGCCGGACGGTCGACGTGGCGGCCCCCGGCGATCGGATTTATAGCACGGTGCCTGGCGGATATGCGTTGTATTCAGGGACCTCGATGGCAACACCGCACGTCAGCGGGACGGTGGCGCTGGCGGCCTCGGCCTTCCCTCATCTGACAGCTGGCCAGCTTGCGCAGCATGTGATCGCCTCGGCACGTCCCTTGCCGAGCCTGGCGGGCAAGGTCGTGTCAGGAGGTCTGGTTGACGCGTATGCCGCCGTAACTTCGCGGCCTCCGGTACCGACGCCCACTCCGCCACCTGCCACGCAGGTGCCGACGCCGACGCCTAACCCTACCCCGACACCCACGCCAACTCCGACGCCGACGCCCACCCCTCCTGAATCAAACCTGATTGATCCGTTACCACTGTATCCGGTTCCGGTCGCTGGGCCGGCGAGTGATGCGTTGTTGCGAGCGACCTTGATTTCGTCGGAAGAGTTTTACCTCAATGCCGGAGCGACGCCGGAATCGTACCTTACGAGGCTTTATCAGCTCGTGCTCGGTCGGCAGCCGGAGTCGAGCGGCCTGGAGCACTGGGCCACTCGGCTTCGATCGGGGGTGTCTCGCATTGATGTGGCTCTGGGAATCACCTCCTCCTACGAGGCCAATCTCCGCCTGGTTGCTGGCTGGTATCGATCGGATCTGGGACGAAAGACGTCGATCAACGCGTTGATGTCCGACCCCGGCGTGGTGAGCTGGGCGAAGATGTTGAGCGGGGGGACACGTCCCGACGTGGTCCGGGCAACCATCTTGAGTGCTCCGGAATTCGTGAATCGCTACGGGGGATCACCCGAAGCCGTGATCACGGCGGTCTATCGGGCGTTGCTCGGCCGCGATCCCAACACGGCAACACGCAAGGAAGCCGCAATGGAGATGCAGTCCGGATTCTGGGACGTACGGACTTTTGTGCAGTCGGTGCAATCGATTGAGGAAGCGGCCCTGACAAAGGTGGCCGCATGGTATCGCTCGGACCTCGGGAGAACCGCTTCGATCTCCGAGTTGAAATCGGATTTCGGCGTGGTCCACTGGGCCCAATTGCTGGGCCGAGGGTAA
- a CDS encoding Gfo/Idh/MocA family protein: MGAPIYLKDAPKVALIGGGFIGPVHCETLRRIGVPVAGVLEINPELGKRTADRLGIPKVFTDLDELMADPEIGSVHIASPNFVHYEQAMAALRAGKHVLCEKPLALTSAETGELAKAAAERPKQAAGVNYNVRFYPLCHEMKARIARGDLGQILSITGSYTQDWLLQPTDYNWRVEPDGATNLRAVSDIGTHWMDLAQFVSGLKIEQVMADLAIFHPERRKPVGGSETFTGSAAAERATEPVKIVTEDYGAVVMHWTGGVRGVYHVTQCQAGRKNRLSLEISGTEGSIVWDSESPNCMWIGRRGRSSELFERDPSIMDPSAEAISHYPGGHAEGFPDAFKQLALSFYGWIAGGSTGPAPFPTFADGHYEVQLCEAIARSAKAGRWEAVSD, translated from the coding sequence ATGGGTGCCCCGATTTATTTGAAAGATGCGCCAAAAGTCGCCTTGATCGGCGGTGGGTTCATCGGACCAGTTCACTGCGAGACGCTCCGTCGGATTGGCGTTCCGGTCGCTGGGGTGCTGGAGATCAATCCCGAACTTGGGAAGCGAACAGCGGATCGGCTAGGCATTCCGAAAGTGTTCACCGATCTGGATGAGCTGATGGCCGATCCGGAGATCGGCTCGGTGCATATTGCCTCGCCGAACTTTGTGCATTACGAGCAGGCGATGGCGGCGCTCCGGGCGGGGAAGCACGTGCTCTGCGAAAAGCCGCTGGCGTTGACCTCGGCCGAGACGGGGGAGCTGGCCAAGGCCGCCGCCGAGCGTCCGAAGCAGGCCGCCGGGGTGAACTACAACGTACGGTTTTACCCGCTCTGCCATGAGATGAAGGCCCGAATCGCCCGGGGAGATCTGGGGCAGATTCTTTCGATCACCGGGTCGTACACGCAGGATTGGCTCTTGCAGCCGACCGACTACAACTGGCGGGTTGAGCCGGACGGCGCGACCAACCTTCGGGCGGTGTCAGACATCGGCACGCACTGGATGGACCTGGCTCAGTTCGTCAGCGGTCTGAAGATCGAGCAGGTGATGGCTGACCTGGCGATCTTCCACCCCGAGCGCCGCAAGCCGGTCGGGGGATCGGAGACGTTCACCGGATCGGCCGCGGCCGAACGAGCCACTGAACCGGTCAAGATTGTGACTGAGGACTACGGCGCGGTCGTGATGCACTGGACCGGGGGTGTCCGAGGGGTCTATCACGTGACGCAGTGCCAGGCGGGTCGGAAGAACCGGCTGTCGCTGGAGATCTCGGGGACCGAAGGGTCGATCGTCTGGGACAGCGAGTCGCCGAACTGCATGTGGATTGGGCGTCGAGGCCGATCGAGCGAACTGTTCGAGCGTGATCCGTCGATCATGGACCCGTCGGCCGAGGCAATCTCGCACTATCCCGGCGGTCACGCGGAAGGCTTCCCGGACGCCTTCAAGCAGCTTGCGCTGTCGTTCTACGGCTGGATCGCGGGCGGCTCGACCGGGCCGGCCCCGTTCCCGACCTTCGCCGACGGCCATTATGAAGTCCAGCTCTGCGAGGCCATCGCCCGAAGTGCCAAGGCAGGACGTTGGGAAGCGGTCAGCGACTGA
- the nikR gene encoding nickel-responsive transcriptional regulator NikR yields the protein MKDPLVRFSVAIGGDLLEKFDRYREEHRYPNRSEAVRGLMRAALIQDVVAQDDAETMGVLTLVYDHHKSGIADRLNDLQHQHFDHVVTTTHVHLDHHRCLEVILLRGSVRLVREMADALIGTKGVETGRLVLAPASAIVDPEHGHEHEHGH from the coding sequence ATGAAAGATCCGCTCGTGCGTTTCAGTGTCGCCATTGGTGGCGATCTCCTGGAGAAATTTGATCGTTACCGAGAAGAGCACCGCTATCCGAACCGATCGGAAGCGGTGCGCGGCCTGATGCGCGCGGCCTTGATTCAGGATGTGGTGGCGCAGGACGACGCCGAGACGATGGGGGTCTTGACCCTCGTGTACGACCACCACAAGAGCGGGATTGCCGATCGACTGAACGATCTTCAACATCAGCATTTTGATCATGTCGTGACAACGACACACGTTCACCTCGACCATCACCGATGCCTGGAAGTGATTCTGCTCCGCGGAAGCGTTCGCCTGGTCCGCGAGATGGCCGACGCGCTCATCGGCACCAAGGGGGTCGAAACGGGCCGCCTGGTGCTGGCACCGGCCTCGGCGATTGTGGACCCGGAGCATGGGCATGAGCATGAGCATGGCCATTGA
- a CDS encoding Gfo/Idh/MocA family protein, with amino-acid sequence MGRKLRVGMVGGGGPANFFGGPHRRGILIDNSAELTAGALRSNPEEAIASAKELHFTRGYGDWQTMIAEESKRDDGIDYVTIVTPNDAHFGPAEAAAKAGMGVLCEKPLVMNLDEARRLHQAVKASGVPFVVAYTYTAFPMVMMAKAMVADGKVGEVRKVEAWYPQGWLAGNREATADAAGQKQAAWRVDPAKSGASGCGGDIGTHAYEFVRYVAGLTATKVQARLKTFVPGRALDDDFTVLAELNNGGIATITASQVTIGAQNDNGFRIVGTEGTLEWSITDHNNLKYFRGGEPVQVYRLGGMYTYFPSTITPFIRVPEGHPEGFHEAMANLHRCLEWQIRAKLGEDAPAHMHLPGIADGVAGMAFIEAAVKSGQQDGAWVDVEPVE; translated from the coding sequence ATGGGTCGCAAGCTGCGCGTGGGGATGGTGGGGGGCGGTGGCCCGGCGAACTTTTTCGGGGGACCGCACCGCCGGGGGATCCTGATCGACAACTCGGCCGAGCTGACGGCCGGCGCCCTGCGGTCGAACCCGGAGGAGGCGATTGCATCAGCCAAGGAGCTGCACTTCACCCGAGGCTACGGCGACTGGCAGACGATGATCGCCGAGGAATCGAAGCGGGACGACGGCATCGACTACGTGACGATCGTCACCCCGAACGATGCGCACTTCGGCCCGGCCGAGGCCGCAGCGAAGGCGGGCATGGGGGTGCTGTGTGAGAAGCCGCTGGTGATGAACCTCGACGAGGCGAGGCGATTGCATCAGGCGGTCAAGGCGAGCGGCGTGCCCTTCGTCGTGGCCTACACCTACACGGCGTTCCCGATGGTGATGATGGCCAAGGCGATGGTCGCCGACGGCAAGGTGGGCGAGGTGCGGAAGGTCGAAGCCTGGTATCCGCAAGGGTGGCTGGCGGGGAATCGGGAAGCGACGGCCGACGCCGCCGGGCAGAAGCAGGCGGCCTGGCGGGTGGACCCGGCGAAGTCAGGCGCCTCGGGCTGCGGCGGCGACATCGGGACGCATGCGTATGAGTTTGTCCGCTATGTGGCTGGGCTGACCGCCACGAAGGTGCAAGCACGGCTCAAGACGTTCGTGCCTGGCCGGGCGCTCGACGACGACTTCACCGTGCTGGCCGAGCTGAACAACGGAGGGATCGCCACCATTACCGCCAGCCAGGTGACGATCGGCGCCCAGAATGACAACGGCTTCCGGATCGTCGGCACCGAAGGAACGCTGGAATGGTCGATCACCGACCACAATAACCTGAAGTATTTCCGAGGCGGCGAGCCGGTGCAGGTCTATCGACTGGGGGGCATGTACACGTATTTCCCCTCGACGATCACGCCGTTCATCCGGGTTCCCGAAGGTCATCCTGAAGGGTTCCACGAGGCGATGGCGAACCTTCACCGCTGCCTGGAATGGCAGATCCGGGCGAAGTTGGGAGAAGATGCGCCGGCGCACATGCATCTGCCGGGCATTGCCGATGGCGTCGCAGGCATGGCGTTCATCGAGGCGGCCGTCAAGAGCGGTCAGCAGGATGGGGCGTGGGTCGACGTCGAGCCGGTGGAATAA
- a CDS encoding serine/threonine-protein kinase, which yields MSGASSDDRPQLSGMKYLVESIVSTDDTGTIMLIADQGKLGRRYALKVIKREDEASDVYLALAKASCEASAKLGHPVPMKYHDFQTKKKWFRVDRGELLMEYIAGKSLDQLEDLSLDQLVLIFQKVASGLAHMHRRGVRHGDLSPKHVMLTKGGEVKLLGYGLTLVPGPLREQYKGTRLYLAPEQIRGKILGDRSDIYALGALMYHLMTGQPANVGARAKGDMEKISLPARLNPAITASLNSLLVHCLQSDPPKRPETMYEVSQRLDAITQEMKLDDAILKGVVRISST from the coding sequence ATGTCTGGGGCATCGAGCGATGATCGGCCGCAACTCTCGGGCATGAAGTACCTGGTCGAGTCAATCGTCAGCACCGACGATACCGGTACGATCATGCTGATCGCCGACCAGGGCAAGCTCGGTCGACGCTATGCCCTGAAGGTCATCAAGCGCGAGGATGAAGCGTCCGACGTCTACCTTGCCCTCGCCAAGGCCTCCTGCGAGGCCTCTGCAAAGCTCGGCCACCCCGTCCCGATGAAGTACCACGACTTCCAGACAAAGAAAAAGTGGTTCCGCGTCGATCGCGGCGAACTGCTCATGGAGTACATTGCCGGTAAGTCGCTCGATCAGCTCGAAGACCTCTCACTCGATCAACTGGTCCTCATCTTCCAGAAAGTTGCCTCGGGCCTGGCCCACATGCACCGCCGAGGGGTTCGCCACGGCGATCTCTCACCAAAGCACGTCATGCTCACCAAGGGCGGTGAGGTCAAGCTCCTCGGCTACGGCCTGACGCTCGTTCCCGGCCCGCTCCGAGAGCAATACAAAGGGACCCGGCTCTATCTGGCCCCTGAGCAGATTCGTGGCAAGATCCTCGGCGATCGCTCCGACATCTACGCCCTTGGCGCCCTGATGTACCACCTCATGACCGGCCAACCCGCCAACGTAGGCGCTCGAGCCAAGGGAGACATGGAGAAAATCTCCCTCCCCGCACGTCTCAACCCCGCCATCACCGCCTCGCTCAACAGCCTGCTCGTCCATTGCCTCCAGAGCGACCCTCCCAAGCGTCCCGAAACCATGTACGAGGTCAGCCAGCGCCTCGATGCCATCACCCAGGAAATGAAGCTCGACGACGCCATCCTCAAGGGAGTTGTCCGCATCTCCTCCACTTGA
- a CDS encoding sulfatase family protein, producing MISSLMLAALSLMVSPPAAPAVADPEAPRPNLVVIFTDDLGYGDLSCYGHPTIATPHLDRMAAEGQRWTQFYVGASVCTPSRTALMTGRLPIRSGMCSSQRRVLFPDSAGGLPASEITLAEALKDLGYATGMVGKWHLGHLPEYLPTNHGFDSYFGIPYSNDMDRLASSPEGRVAITEPEIEYFNVPLLQDTEILERPADQRTLTRRYTEQSVRFIRAQAEGNQPFFLYLAHTMPHVPLFRSEEFVDVSRRGLYGDVVEEIDWSVGQILDTIRVLGIAEETLVVFTSDNGPWLTYDQQGGSAGLLRNGKGSTWEGGMREPFLAWWPGTVPAGQVVPDLGATMDLLPTAVLLAGGEPPSDRVLDGVDLRPALLGTGPSPRDSMFYYRGTELYAVRLGPFKAHFITQEPYGRDTNRIEHDPPLLFHLEHDPSERFDISADHPEVLAAIQSLADEHRGSVEPVPNQLEPRIAAD from the coding sequence ATGATCTCGTCCCTGATGCTGGCCGCCCTGTCCCTGATGGTGAGCCCTCCCGCAGCCCCTGCCGTCGCCGATCCCGAGGCCCCCCGGCCGAACCTCGTGGTGATCTTCACCGACGACCTCGGCTATGGCGACCTTTCCTGCTACGGTCACCCGACGATCGCTACCCCCCACCTCGACCGGATGGCCGCCGAAGGCCAGCGCTGGACCCAGTTTTACGTCGGGGCGAGCGTCTGCACCCCCAGCCGAACCGCCCTGATGACCGGCCGCTTGCCGATCCGATCCGGCATGTGTAGCAGTCAGCGTCGTGTCCTCTTCCCCGACTCCGCCGGCGGCCTGCCCGCGAGCGAGATCACCCTGGCCGAGGCGCTCAAGGACCTCGGCTACGCCACCGGAATGGTCGGCAAATGGCACCTCGGGCACCTCCCCGAGTATCTCCCTACGAATCACGGCTTCGACTCCTACTTCGGTATCCCCTACAGCAACGACATGGACCGCCTGGCGTCGTCTCCCGAGGGCCGCGTCGCGATCACCGAGCCGGAGATTGAGTACTTCAACGTCCCCCTGTTGCAAGACACCGAGATCCTCGAACGCCCCGCCGACCAGCGAACCCTCACCCGACGTTACACTGAGCAGTCCGTTCGCTTCATTCGAGCTCAGGCCGAGGGAAATCAGCCCTTCTTTCTCTATCTTGCTCACACCATGCCACACGTGCCGCTCTTTCGATCCGAGGAGTTCGTGGATGTGAGTCGCCGGGGCCTTTACGGCGACGTGGTCGAGGAGATCGACTGGTCCGTCGGCCAGATCCTCGACACGATCCGAGTGTTGGGCATTGCCGAGGAAACCCTCGTCGTCTTCACCAGCGATAACGGTCCCTGGCTCACCTACGACCAGCAAGGCGGCTCGGCCGGTCTGCTCCGCAACGGCAAAGGAAGCACCTGGGAAGGGGGGATGCGCGAGCCGTTCCTCGCCTGGTGGCCTGGCACGGTCCCCGCCGGTCAGGTCGTCCCCGATCTGGGAGCAACCATGGACCTCCTCCCCACCGCCGTCCTGCTGGCCGGAGGCGAGCCGCCGAGCGACCGGGTCCTCGATGGTGTCGACCTCCGCCCGGCCCTCCTCGGCACCGGTCCCAGCCCACGCGACTCCATGTTCTACTACCGGGGGACCGAGCTGTACGCCGTCCGCCTCGGCCCGTTCAAGGCTCACTTCATCACCCAGGAACCCTACGGCCGGGACACCAACCGCATCGAGCACGATCCTCCCTTGCTCTTCCACCTGGAGCACGATCCCTCCGAGCGGTTCGACATCTCCGCCGACCACCCCGAGGTCCTTGCCGCCATCCAGTCGTTAGCCGACGAGCACCGGGGCTCTGTCGAGCCAGTGCCGAATCAGCTCGAACCTCGGATCGCCGCCGACTGA
- a CDS encoding TIGR03067 domain-containing protein yields the protein MQSASCLLMTASLVLLGPAPLPADDLASLQGTWRAEAGPTGEVIITLTIEGDRFVRVVETSPRTSFTFRGRLRLDESAKPGTLDWVEIVGPGDEPRADMLGLYQLDGDAFIICSAAPGAARPDALAAGRGLYPSLQTYSRVVVSADEEPLTGDLIALQGNWSGNLGPNGALQASLSIEGRVTKFVIVGPDGQEVLASTGRVQLDESAKPKAMDWIPEGDGSQTLKSIYELNGSSLRVSLGLGRGTSTRPEAFSDDFRTFTLTKVIEDDQPDEIPD from the coding sequence ATGCAATCCGCTTCCTGCCTGCTGATGACCGCTTCGCTCGTTCTTCTCGGTCCCGCCCCCCTCCCGGCTGACGACCTGGCTTCCCTTCAAGGAACCTGGCGAGCCGAGGCCGGGCCGACCGGCGAGGTGATCATCACCCTCACCATCGAGGGTGACCGCTTCGTGCGGGTTGTCGAGACCAGCCCCCGCACCTCGTTCACCTTCCGGGGCCGACTCCGATTGGACGAGTCAGCCAAGCCGGGAACCCTCGATTGGGTCGAGATTGTCGGCCCCGGCGACGAGCCCCGGGCAGACATGCTGGGCCTCTACCAGCTCGACGGCGACGCGTTCATCATCTGCTCGGCTGCCCCCGGAGCCGCCCGCCCCGACGCCCTCGCCGCTGGCCGGGGCCTCTACCCGAGCCTCCAAACGTACTCCCGTGTCGTCGTCTCCGCCGACGAAGAACCCCTGACCGGCGACCTGATCGCCCTGCAAGGGAACTGGTCCGGCAACCTCGGCCCCAACGGTGCGCTCCAGGCCTCGCTGTCGATCGAAGGCCGTGTGACCAAGTTCGTCATCGTCGGTCCTGACGGCCAGGAGGTTCTTGCCTCCACCGGCCGCGTCCAGCTCGACGAGTCCGCCAAGCCAAAGGCGATGGACTGGATCCCCGAAGGCGACGGCTCACAGACCTTGAAGTCCATTTACGAGCTCAACGGCTCGTCCCTTCGCGTCAGCCTCGGCCTTGGCCGTGGCACGTCCACTCGGCCCGAAGCCTTCTCGGACGACTTCCGGACCTTCACCCTGACGAAGGTCATCGAGGACGACCAACCCGACGAAATCCCCGACTGA
- a CDS encoding FAD-dependent oxidoreductase encodes MNQSYSRPNRRRFLMGSSAGLAALMAVRQGRCLASVPMIEEREIEADLVIIGGGLGGCAAALAALRAGKSVVMTEETDWIGGQLTSQAVPPDEHPWIEQFGRNASYADLRKRTRTYYQRNYPLTAEARDARYLNPGNGRVSALCAEPRAYLSALTDVLAPFASAGRLTVLLDHVPIAAETEGDRVRSVTVRDAKSGDDRTLIAPYILDATELGDLLELARVEHVVGFEAASQTGDRSSPEQAEPMNQQALTVCFLMEYRPEEDHTIDEPADYAFWRDFVPDLTPPWSGPLLSLSYSNPQTLEPRSVPFDPTSNAFGWWTYRRVIDPGNFRPGPFDGSTGVTCVNWPQNDYLLGPLVGVSTDEARQHIERAKDLNRSLLYWLQTECPRPDGGTGWPGLRLRPDLMGTEDGMAKAPYIRESRRIAAEFTILERHVGTEARRAAEGNEVAEATFPDSVGVGSYRIDLHPSTGGDNYIDVSSLPFEIPLGALIPIRVENLLPACKNLGTTHVTNGCYRLHPVEWAIGEAAGALAAFCLDRALSPRTVRNTPARLREFQSYLTAQGVDIHWPRARPR; translated from the coding sequence ATGAATCAGAGTTATTCGCGTCCCAACCGTCGCCGCTTCCTGATGGGCAGTTCCGCCGGCCTCGCCGCCTTGATGGCGGTGAGGCAGGGGCGTTGCCTCGCATCGGTCCCCATGATCGAGGAACGCGAGATCGAGGCCGACCTCGTCATTATCGGTGGCGGGCTCGGCGGCTGTGCGGCGGCACTGGCGGCCCTGCGGGCGGGGAAGTCCGTCGTGATGACCGAGGAAACCGACTGGATCGGCGGGCAGCTCACCAGCCAGGCCGTTCCGCCGGATGAACATCCGTGGATTGAACAATTCGGTCGGAATGCGTCGTATGCCGACCTCCGCAAACGGACCCGGACGTATTATCAACGCAACTACCCGCTAACCGCCGAGGCCCGAGACGCTCGGTATCTCAACCCCGGCAATGGCCGCGTTTCTGCCCTTTGCGCGGAGCCCCGAGCATATCTGTCGGCCTTGACGGACGTGCTCGCTCCGTTTGCCTCCGCAGGTCGGCTGACGGTCCTGCTCGATCATGTGCCGATCGCCGCGGAGACCGAGGGGGACAGGGTCCGATCCGTCACCGTCCGCGATGCAAAGTCCGGAGACGACCGTACCCTGATCGCCCCGTACATTCTTGATGCGACCGAACTGGGAGACCTGCTCGAACTGGCTCGAGTCGAGCACGTCGTCGGATTCGAGGCCGCCTCGCAGACTGGCGACCGCTCCTCCCCCGAGCAAGCGGAGCCCATGAATCAGCAAGCGTTAACCGTTTGCTTCCTCATGGAGTATCGCCCCGAGGAAGACCACACGATCGACGAGCCGGCCGATTACGCCTTCTGGCGCGACTTCGTGCCCGACCTCACCCCTCCCTGGTCCGGCCCCTTGCTGAGCCTCTCGTACAGTAATCCTCAAACGCTTGAACCTCGATCCGTTCCGTTCGACCCCACCAGCAACGCCTTCGGCTGGTGGACCTACCGTCGCGTGATCGACCCGGGCAACTTCCGTCCCGGTCCGTTCGACGGCTCGACCGGCGTGACCTGCGTCAACTGGCCGCAAAACGACTACCTGCTCGGCCCGCTCGTCGGCGTCTCGACCGACGAGGCCAGGCAGCACATCGAGCGTGCCAAGGACCTGAACCGCTCCTTGCTCTACTGGCTGCAGACCGAATGCCCCCGCCCCGACGGCGGCACCGGCTGGCCTGGGCTGCGGCTTCGGCCTGATCTGATGGGCACGGAAGACGGCATGGCCAAGGCTCCCTATATCCGCGAATCGCGACGCATCGCCGCTGAGTTCACCATCCTCGAACGTCACGTCGGAACCGAGGCCCGCCGCGCTGCTGAAGGAAACGAAGTGGCCGAGGCCACCTTCCCCGACAGTGTCGGCGTCGGCAGCTATCGGATCGACCTTCATCCGAGTACCGGGGGCGATAACTATATTGATGTCAGTTCGCTCCCCTTTGAAATTCCACTCGGCGCCTTGATCCCCATCCGGGTCGAGAACTTGCTTCCCGCCTGCAAAAACCTGGGAACGACCCACGTGACCAACGGTTGCTATCGTCTGCATCCGGTCGAGTGGGCGATCGGCGAGGCGGCTGGAGCACTCGCTGCCTTCTGCCTTGATCGGGCTCTCTCCCCCCGTACCGTGCGCAATACCCCAGCGCGACTGCGGGAATTCCAGTCGTACCTGACCGCGCAGGGCGTGGACATCCACTGGCCCAGGGCTCGGCCTCGCTAA
- a CDS encoding nucleoside hydrolase, with product MTTILLSLMLMAATPAPSAAEPVRLIFDTDLGNDVDDAMAMGLIHALQSRGKCELLAVTLTKDHELAGPFADAINHFYGRGSIPIGVVRDGVTPEQGKFLGLAAEPDESGDGLRYPRSLPSGSEAPEAVSLLRKVLAEQPDGSVVIAQVGFSTNLARLLASEPDDVSPHSGRDLVAQKVRLLEVMAGAFASIGNNPRFGEYNVVQDLESARTLAQDWPTPIIYSGFEIGIAIPYPAASIENDFGYVDHHPIPEAYQVYEPTPHERPTWDLTSVLHAVEPDRGYFDLSPPGRVVVEDDGHTRFEPDPDGRHRYLIVTPEQVIRIREAFAQLVSQPPDPRKDTASKK from the coding sequence ATGACAACGATACTCCTTTCCCTGATGCTCATGGCCGCAACCCCGGCACCATCGGCCGCCGAGCCGGTACGCTTGATCTTCGACACCGACCTCGGCAACGACGTCGACGACGCGATGGCAATGGGCCTGATCCACGCCTTGCAATCGCGGGGCAAGTGCGAACTCCTGGCTGTCACCCTCACGAAGGATCACGAACTGGCCGGTCCCTTTGCTGATGCGATCAATCACTTTTATGGACGCGGCTCGATTCCGATTGGCGTGGTCAGGGATGGTGTGACCCCCGAGCAAGGCAAGTTTCTCGGCCTGGCCGCCGAGCCAGACGAGTCGGGCGACGGGCTGCGTTACCCCCGATCCCTTCCCTCAGGTTCCGAGGCTCCCGAGGCGGTTTCCTTGCTCCGCAAGGTCCTGGCGGAACAACCTGACGGCTCAGTCGTGATTGCTCAGGTCGGCTTCTCGACGAACCTCGCCCGCCTGCTCGCCTCGGAACCGGATGACGTGTCCCCACACTCCGGCCGCGATCTGGTGGCGCAGAAGGTCCGCTTGCTCGAGGTGATGGCCGGGGCCTTCGCATCCATCGGCAACAACCCACGCTTTGGCGAGTACAACGTGGTTCAGGATCTTGAATCCGCCCGCACCCTCGCCCAAGACTGGCCCACGCCGATCATCTACAGCGGCTTCGAGATCGGCATCGCCATCCCGTACCCGGCCGCGAGCATCGAGAATGACTTCGGCTACGTGGATCACCACCCAATCCCCGAAGCTTATCAAGTCTACGAGCCGACCCCTCACGAGCGACCAACCTGGGACCTGACCAGTGTCCTGCACGCCGTCGAACCCGATCGAGGCTACTTCGACCTCTCTCCTCCCGGTCGGGTTGTCGTCGAGGACGACGGCCACACCCGCTTCGAGCCCGACCCGGATGGCCGCCATCGCTACCTGATCGTCACCCCCGAACAGGTGATTCGCATTCGCGAGGCCTTCGCCCAACTCGTGAGCCAGCCACCAGATCCCAGGAAAGACACTGCTTCAAAGAAGTAA